One Arvicanthis niloticus isolate mArvNil1 chromosome 13, mArvNil1.pat.X, whole genome shotgun sequence genomic window carries:
- the Pabpc1 gene encoding polyadenylate-binding protein 1: MNPSAPSYPMASLYVGDLHPDVTEAMLYEKFSPAGPILSIRVCRDMITRRSLGYAYVNFQQPADAERALDTMNFDVIKGKPVRIMWSQRDPSLRKSGVGNIFIKNLDKSIDNKALYDTFSAFGNILSCKVVCDENGSKGYGFVHFETQEAAERAIEKMNGMLLNDRKVFVGRFKSRKEREAELGARAKEFTNVYIKNFGEDMDDERLKELFGKFGPALSVKVMTDESGKSKGFGFVSFERHEDAQKAVDEMNGKELNGKQIYVGRAQKKVERQTELKRKFEQMKQDRITRYQGVNLYVKNLDDGIDDERLRKEFSPFGTITSAKVMMEGGRSKGFGFVCFSSPEEATKAVTEMNGRIVATKPLYVALAQRKEERQAHLTNQYMQRMASVRAVPNPVINPYQPAPPSGYFMAAIPQTQNRAAYYPPSQIAQLRPSPRWTAQGARPHPFQNMPGAIRPAAPRPPFSTMRPASSQVPRVMSTQRVANTSTQTMGPRPAAAAAAATPAVRTVPQYKYAAGVRNPQQHLNAQPQVTMQQPAVHVQGQEPLTASMLASAPPQEQKQMLGERLFPLIQAMHPSLAGKITGMLLEIDNSELLHMLESPESLRSKVDEAVAVLQAHQAKEAAQKAVNSATGVPTV, from the exons ATGAACCCCAGCGCCCCCAGCTACCCCATGGCCTCTCTGTACGTGGGGGACCTGCACCCCGACGTGACCGAGGCGATGCTTTACGAGAAGTTCAGCCCGGCCGGGCCCATCCTCTCCATCCGGGTCTGCAGGGACATGATCACCCGCCGCTCCTTGGGCTACGCGTACGTGAACTTCCAGCAGCCGGCGGACG CGGAACGTGCTTTGGACACCATGAATTTTGATGTTATAAAGGGCAAGCCAGTACGCATCATGTGGTCTCAGCGTGATCCATCACTTCGCAAAAGTGGAGTAGGCAacatattcattaaaaatttgGACAAATCCATCGATAATAAAGCACTGTATGATACGTTTTCTGCGTTTGGTAACATCCTTTCATGTAAG GTGGTTTGTGATGAAAATGGCTCCAAGGGCTATGGATTTGTACATTTTGAAACACAGGAAGCAGCTGAAAGAGCTATTGAGAAAATGAATGGGATGCTTCTAAACGATCGTAAAGT GTTTGTTGGACGATTTAAATCTCGGAAGGAACGAGAAGCAGAACTTGGAGCAAGGGCAAAGGAGTTCACCAATGTTTACATCAAGAACTTTGGAGAAGACATGGATGATGAGCGCCTTAAGGAGCTCTTTGGCAAGTTTG gGCCTGCCTTAAGTGTGAAAGTAATGACGGATGAAAGTGGAAAATCCAAAGGGTTTGGATTTGTAAGCTTTGAAAGGCATGAAGATGCACAGAAA GCTGTGGATGAGATGAATGGAAAGGAACTCAATGGAAAACAGATTTATGTTGGTCGAGCTCAGAAAAAAGTGGAACGGCAGACGGAACTTAAGCGCAAATTTGAGCAGATGAAGCAAGATAGGATCACCAGATACCAG GGTGTGAACCTTTATGTAAAAAATCTTGATGATGGAATTGATGACGAGCGTCTCCGGAAAGAGTTTTCTCCATTTGGTACAATCACCAGTGCAAAA gtAATGATGGAGGGTGGGCGCAGCAAAGGGTTTGGTTTTGTATGTTTCTCATCCCCTGAAGAAGCCACTAAAGCAGTTACAGAGATGAATGGTAGAATTGTGGCCACGAAGCCACTGTATGTAGCTTTAGCTCAGCGCAAAGAAGAGCGCCAGGCTCACCTCACTAACCAGTATATGCAGAGGATGGCAAGTGTCCGAGCTGTGCCCAACCCTGTGATCAACCCCTACCAGCCAGCACCTCCTTCAGGTTACTTCATGGCAGCTATCCCACAG ACTCAGAACCGTGCTGCATACTATCCTCCTAGCCAAATTGCTCAACTAAGACCAAGTCCTCGCTGGACTGCTCAGGGTGCCAGACCTCATC CATTCCAGAATATGCCCGGTGCTATCCGCCCAGCTGCTCCTAGACCACCGTTTAGTACGATGAGACCAGCTTCCTCACAGGTTCCACGAGTCATGTCAACACAGCGTGTTG CTAACACATCAACACAGACAATGGGTCCACgtcctgcagctgctgctgctgcagccacTCCTGCTGTCCGCACCGTTCCCCAGTATAAATACGCTGCGGGAGTCCGCAATCCCCAGCAGCATCTCAATGCACAGCCACAAGTTACCATGCAGCAG CCTGCTGTTCATGTGCAAGGTCAAGAACCTTTAACTGCTTCCATGTTGGCATCTGCACCCCCGCAAGAGCAAAAGCAAATGTTGG GTGAACGGCTGTTTCCTCTTATTCAAGCCATGCACCCTTCTCTTGCTGGCAAAATCACTGGCATGTTGTTGGAGATTGATAACTCAGAATTACTTCACATGCTTGAGTCTCCAGAGTCTCTCCGTTCAAAG GTTGATGAAGCTGTAGCTGTACTACAAGCCCACCAAGCGAAAGAGGCTGCCCAGAAAGCAGTGAACAGTGCCACTGGTGTTCCAACTGTCTAA